From a single Macrobrachium rosenbergii isolate ZJJX-2024 chromosome 7, ASM4041242v1, whole genome shotgun sequence genomic region:
- the LOC136840394 gene encoding uncharacterized protein gives MTIEWLPPAHITRALPRTEARYSTFDRELCTVYWAVRHFKFLLEGTPFTIYTDHQPLVHTFTKQGDTWSSRQQRHLAAIAEFTCSVKYLPGRKNPVADALSRIELNAVQLGINYEDLAREQAANPETPAYRTAIRSLKWKDVSLAPRDPNLLCDVSTGQPRPLVPTSHRRQVFDIIHGLSHPSVRTMAKLLTEKFVWHGMQKEVRTWARQGPAFLSELWSALASLLGTAHRTTTAYNPAANGLVERFHRSLKASLMARCTTGDWKYQLLWVLLELRTAPRANGDLSAAEKIYGEPLVVPGELVTEDRHNPSVQRLSNIVGKFAPCKRTYTGRSVAFTPPGLSSTTHVFVRDDAVRPSLTRPYRGPFLVLERNNKAFRLALRRKDDWMSVNCIKPSLLEEDTDVTALHPLPEQSSP, from the exons ATGACGATTGA ATGGTtacctcccgcccatatcacccgcgccctcCCCCGCActgaggcccgctacagcaccttcgacagggaactctgcacagtATACTgggcagtccggcacttcaagttcctcctggagggtacgcccttcacaatctacacggaccaccagccgctggtccacaccttcaccaagcagggggacacatggtcttccagacagcaacGACACCTtgcggccatcgcagagttcacctgctcagtcaaatacctccccggcaggaagaaccctgtagcagacgccctctccagaattgagctcaacgcggtgcagcttgggatcaactacgaggaccttgcccgGGAGCAGGCCGCCAACccggagactccagcctaccgcaccgccatcaggtccctgaagtggaaggacgtgtcCCTCGCCCCTCGGGatccaaatctcctctgcgacgtcagcaccggccagcctcggcccctggtgcccacctcccatcgccgccaggtattcgacatcatccatgggctgtcccacccctctgtcAGGACAatggccaagctgctgacagagaagttcgtctggcatggaaTGCAGAAGGAAGtgaggacctgggcgagaca gggccctgccttcctatctgaattgtggtccgccctggcaagCCTGTTGGGGACAGCTCATcgcaccaccaccgcctacaaccccgcagccaatggctTGGTTGAgcgtttccacaggtccctgaaggcgtccctcatggcccgctgcaccactggggattggaaataccagctgctgtgggtcctcctcgagctgagaaccgcccccagagccaatggcgacctGTCCGCAGCTGAGAAAATCTACGGCGAGCCTCTCGTAGTCCCAGGCGAACTAGTCacagaggaccgccacaacccatctgtccagaggcttaGCAatatagtcggcaagttcgccccctgtaagCGGACATACACTGGCAGATCAGTCGCCTTCACGCCGCctggcttgtcctccaccactcacgtcttcgtcagggatgacgccgtccgtccatcactgaccaggccctacagggggcccttcctcGTACTGGAAAGGAATAACAAGGCTTTCCGGCTCGCCCTTCGCAGAAAGGACGACTGGATGTCGGTCAACTGCATCAAGCCctccctcctggaggaggacacagatgtCACCGCACTGCACCCTCTGCCTGAGCAGTCGTCTCCGTAG